A single window of Eriocheir sinensis breed Jianghai 21 unplaced genomic scaffold, ASM2467909v1 Scaffold5, whole genome shotgun sequence DNA harbors:
- the LOC126992651 gene encoding zinc finger protein 436-like has translation MSAKSVGKDSLGRVTSPSTPTHSGGRPHECRECGKKFSKKSDLNRHTRTHTGERPHECRECGKKFSRKSNLKKHTLKHTGERPHECQECGKKFSYNSNLNRHTLTHTGERPHECRECGKKFTQKRNLKTHTLTHTGERPHECHECGKKFTQKSNLKTHTLTHTGERPHECRECDKKFSTKSDLKKHTLTHTGERPHECQECGKKMNRKSDLKKHTLTHTGERPHECQECGKKFSRKNYLKTHTLTHTGERPHECQECGKKMNRKSDLKKHTLTHTGERPHECRECGKKFSDKSYLNTHTLIHTGERPHECQECGKRFISMSVLNTHIFRHSGLREFKCDVCKKHFKTKQDIAQHMKIHFP, from the coding sequence atgagtgccaagagtgtgggaaaagactccctgggaagggtgacctcaccaagtacacccacacactctggaggaagacctcatgaatgccgtgagtgtggcaaaaagttcagtaagaagagtgacctcaacagacacacccgtacacacactggtgaaagacctcatgaatgccgtgagtgtggcaaaaagttcagtaggaagagtaacctcaagaaacacaccctcaaacacactggtgaaagacctcatgaatgccaagagtgtggtaAAAAGTTCAGTTATAATagtaacctcaacagacacacactcacacacactggtgaaagacctcatgaatgccgtgagtgtggcaaaaagttcactcAGAAGAGGAACCTcaagacacacacccttacacacactggtgaaagacctcatgaatgccatgagtgtggcaaaaagttcactcagaagagtaacctcaagacacacacccttacacacactggtgaaagacctcatgaatgccgtgagtgtgacAAAAAGTTCAGTACAAAGagtgacctcaagaaacacacccttacacacactggtgaaagacctcatgaatgccaagagtgtggcaaaaagatgaacaggaagagtgacctcaagaaacacacccttacacacactggtgaaagacctcatgaatgccaagagtgtggcaaaaagttcagtaggaAAAATTACCTcaagacacacacccttacacacactggtgaaagacctcatgaatgccaagagtgtggcaaaaagatgaacaggaagagtgacctcaagaaacacacccttacacacactggtgaaagacctcatgaatgccgtgagtgtggcaaaaagttcagtgatAAGAgttacctcaacacacacacccttatacacactggtgaaagacctcatgaatgccaagagtgtggcaagagGTTCATTTCTATGTCTGTGTTGAACACAcacatcttcagacactctggcctgagagagttcaagtgtgatgtttgtaagaaacatttcaagaccaagCAGGATATTGCTcagcacatgaagatccacttcccctga
- the LOC126992689 gene encoding uncharacterized protein LOC126992689, translating to MAKEEYLSKMDSILSDTSKFKKIRRNPTDDIKKKINATCRAINIATKSTRFPKLTGEFSPGCAYGNVKTHKTGNPLRPIISQIPTATYTVAKKLNEILAPYTPMSHALTSTNDFLEILRTAPPADNHIIASLDVESLFTNVPVNRTIQIIMDRVYRCEETEPLDIPEEDLRTLLEICTKEAPFTCPRGDMYCQVDGVAMGSPLGVLFANFFMGTIESMALKDQQPSIYARYVDDIFIRVKNIDELQKLKQQLSNISGLNFTFEESQEGRLPFLDVLVSPQDSGFNTSVEVTQAINCALEKWYNPATTSTNQNNINLYYRNYMSTEYKTDERVIKDIIHKNVKPTNAEQTISLIIYYKTSKTANLLIKNRQTPPPAPLQEDHVIYEHTCAY from the exons ATGGCGAAAGAAGAATACCTCAGCAAAATGGACAGCATACTCTCCGACACCTCCAAATTCAAGAAAATACGCCGCAATCCTACAGACgacataaagaagaaaatcaacGCCACCTGCAGAGCCATCAACATCGCTACAAAGAGCACACGCTTTCCGAAGCTGACCGGGGAGTTTTCTCCCGGGTGCGCCTACGGCAACGTAAAAACACACAAGACAGGAAACCCACTCCGCCCCATCATCTCCCAGATCCCGACAGCCACCTACACCGTCGCCAAGAAACTCAACGAGATCCTCGCCCCGTACACCCCGATGAGCCACGCCCTAACGTCCACCAATGACTTCCTGGAGATCCTAAGAACTGCCCCACCTGCCGACAACCACATCATCGCTTCTCTCGATGTCGAGAGTCTGTTCACCAACGTGCCCGTGAACAGGACTATCCAGATCATCATGGACCGCGTCTACAGATGTGAAGAGACGGAACCCCTAGACATACCGGAAGAGGACCTACGCACACTCTTAGAGATATGCACTAAAGAAGCTCCCTTCACCTGCCCCCGCGGAGATATGTACTGCCAAGTGGATGGTGTTGCTATGGGAAGCCCACTTGGTGTGCTCTTCGCCAACTTCTTCATGGGAACCATCGAATCCATGGCCCTCAAGGACCAACAACCCTCCATCTACGCCCGATACGTCGACGACATATTTATCAGagtgaaaaacatagatgaactaCAGAAACTTAAGCAGCAGCTCAGCAACATCTCcggcctcaactttacctttgaaGAATCACAAGAAGGACGCCTGCCATTCCTCGACGTACTAGTATCTCCACAAGACTCAGGATTCAACACCTCAGT TGAAGTGACCCAGGCCATCAACTGCGCCCTAGAGAAATGGTACAACCCTGCAACCACTTCTACAAACCAAAACAACATCAATCTCTACTACAGGAACTACATGTCCACCGAGTACAAGACAGATGAAAGAGTGATCAAAGATATCATCCACAAGAATGTGAAACCAACAAACGCAGAGCAAACCATATCACTCATCATCTACTACAAGACCTCCAAAACAGCCAACCTACTAATCAAGAAccgccaaacaccaccaccggcccCTCTTCAGGAAGACCACGTCATCTACGAGCACACCTGCGCTTATTGA